The nucleotide sequence GGTTTGCAGGGTTTATAGGGTAAAGGGACTGCTATTCCTGATTACTCTGCTACATCTACATCAACCCTGTCTTGTGGATTTGGCCACAGGTTTTCATCCACATCGCAATGGATGTTTTCATTTGACAAACATCTCTGAAATAATCTCGGGGCATGGTGAATGCAGGCCTGACACTGGTCTGCTGTGATGTAATTGCATGTCTCATCCATGGCCTTGAGAAGGGTAACTTGTTGATGAGTTCATCATACACCTTCCACCTCCATGTGGAGAACAATTCCTCAATAGggttgaggaagggagagtatGAGGGCAAGTACAAGGCTGTAAAAAGCAATTACAAGGGCCTGCATACCTACTGGTTCTGCTGGTTTTCAAATCTGAAAACATATTGGTTTAGTCCAATTTGTTCATGTTTCATGGTTATTGGTGTCAATGGATCTCGTTATACTAAAACTTTCATGTTCTAAACTTGGAATATTGTTTGTCAGTTTCTATAAAACTGCATTCAGATTAATGCAACAGTTACTTATCATTTTGAGCTGTAGTATCAATTGACAGTTAGATCATTGTAATGTAAGGAAATGACAGACATTTTGACAGGCATTTTAAAATCGTAATACTTTGATGTTAAGTTTTGTCATTTTGAACAGATGATTATAGTTCAATCAACAAATAATGTATGTGTATTGTATCCAAGCAACTGAAAATCCTGTTAGCGTTTTGAAAAATGTGCATTTTGATCATCAGTTGTGAGTTTTGTGTCtagagttttgaaaaaggacatcaaggttctgaaattagtgtcaaagtgattgtaaaaaactgtaatcaccaactggggagtcaggtggctgagcggtgagggaatcgggctagtaatccgaaggttgccagttcgattcctggtcatgccaactgacgctgtgtccttgggcaagacacttcaccctacttgcctctggggaatgtccctgtacttactgtaagtcgctctggataagagcgtctgctaaatgaccaaatgtaactgcatcatgggcactgtgcacaCTGTGCATCAATTCAAAGCTTTTCTTGAGTTTCATCCATCTGCCATCGGAGTCGCAGTTCCTCATTTCTCCAGtttttgtgcgtgtgcacgGGTCAAAGTGTCTGTGGAGGACTGCACATTCTATTGTcaagtgttaaaaaaaaaaaaatccttctcAAAAGTTTCCTTAGAATGTGGAGTACACCTTTTGTGCATAGCAACGTTTATTTAATGTTGATGGATTTGTTTTAGCATGTCCTTGAACACACAGTTACTTTTGCATTCAATGCACTTTATGTCTTTGTCTACACAATCGTTATGGTATTAGACATTTTGTTACGGTATTAATATTAAGAAcactaaagaatatatttatAGAGCTTCATTAGACAGCAACAGTAGGGAAGATCTGCTGAGAACCCTCATTCAGATCTCCCCAGGTTTCCAGTCCTAATCCAAGTCCTAGTCCAGCGTCAGACAATAAAGGAACTGGCAGGTTCTTCTACATCTTTGTATTTCCTTGAGATCCTTAttcctgaatacacacacacacacacacatatgcataaaAAGAAgggggtcagacagacaaaaaACTGAGTCAGCAGAGCTTCATCTAGTCTTCTGTTTCACTTCCCCTCTGAGAGGGGAAACAGCTGCAGCTACCAGACAAGACGACAAGTATTTAAAGGAAATCTCGGTTGTTGTATAATGAAGCAACATATCACTAGAGGGTCTGGTATGTCACAAATAACCCAACTTGTAAGGCTAAACTTCAACTAGCAACCAAACCAACACTGTTTAAAAGAAAAAACAGGATAAGTAACAGGTTTTGGTTAATAGATCTCAAAATAGCACActtcaaaataaaatattttccaTATCTACTTCTATATACAAGGCAGCCTCCAAGAAAACATGTTAATATTCTGAAACCCAGTAAGATCATCTATAGATGTTAACTGACACGGATGTGTCTGTCAGGACTATTTAACACATGTCTACTTTCCAGTGcctgtgagagaaggagagctggTCTAATGTTTGGACCAGGAAGAGTGGACAAGCAATTGACTGTTAGAAAAGCGTATGTTCACTCACTGTATATGACTGTAATGACCAGAGCACTCAGGAAGATGATGATGGCTATTCTAACTGTGTTGCCAAGATAACTCTCCAGCTGCCCACTAAGAGGAAACACTTTGCCCTGTCAAGGAGGGACACACAATATAGAGATATAATTACTAGAATTGCATTTCAATTGACATAACAGAATGAAGGACAGGGACATGTAAATATAatgctgtgtctctctttgttccGAGGGTGATGGAGTTTAATTGACCAGAGTACGAGAACTGGTTTAAGATATGTTACCTGAATTCTAGGTCTCTTGACCTGGCCCAGTACAGGTACAGTTATGTGGTCCATCAGAACATGAGCAGGTGTTGTCGTGGATCCAGGTGTCTTACTGGATCCAGGCGTTGTGGTGAATCTACTACTTAGGGTAACAGGTGTCTCAGAGAGGCGATGGGGGTGTGCAGGTAGAGGAGGTGCTATAAAGGAAACATCTAGAAACACACCACCATGTTAACTACTTTAACACTTCTACATCTACACTTAAAGTTTCTGTTCTCTTTGCTAAATAACTGTAGTTTGAACTGGAGTTAGAGGCAGAATTATTTGTATTTCAAGATCCAACAATGGGTACGCCCCATAAACAGGGATGTTCTAGCTATGTTAGTGGTTCTGACCGGTTCTGATGATTAAGTGGACTACATGGGTCTGGTCATTGAATAGACCCGGTAGCTGCACCCGGCAGTGGTAGAACCCAGCATCTGAGTCTTTAATACCAGACATACTCATGGAGACATCCCCGCGACGTAGTCCCAATGCAAATCGgtacctggggggaggggggtgcatggggcagaggggaggagaagagtaaAGGTAAAATTATAGCTAGTCACAGCTCTCTACAACCCTTTCCCCTATTGTTTCCTCGAGCAACCTCCATACCTATGTGAGCTCCGGTGTGTGACAGCTCGCCcgttggtggagaggagggtgtggtggCATGTGAACAGAGCCGcctgggcccccctcccccagcacaccTCCAGACTCGCTTGGATCCCAGCATCGTACCTGCAGGGCAGAATCACCCccctaccccacacacccaccacagtTTCCagggagccacacacacactctgcagggaacacacaaatgcacaaactGGGATTGTCTTCTTTGTACAGCAGGTCAAAAAGTTATCCTATCACACAAAAGATTGATAACTTATTTAATCACTCTACTGTTCAATAGTGTTTCCTACCATTCCCTGATCCATGTCATCCCTCCAGCAATACCTTATCCTAGTCTCCTATATAACACATACCTGCAGTCAGAGAGATGCTGATGAAAAGGCAAAGAGGAAAATGCATGTTCTCCAGATAGCAACACATCCAGACAGATACACAGTTAAGTGAAACTACTTCCCCTTTTCTGCACAGTTTATTTATACTGTAAAGAAGGATGACGGAAGTGCGGTCTGGGATAGGCTGTAGTTAAGGCACAGGATGGAGGTGTACACAAATGTAATTTACATCAGTTGAGGTTAATACATTTTTGTGAGGAAAGCAGAAgatcaaacaaaaaaaaagtaataaaCCTTTATCAAATATCTGTATCatttaaaacatattttgtcTCTGTtctttgaagaagaaaaaaaatctgttgttctaaaaaataaaataataataggcctaaacatttacatttatatttaatcAAGGGCACCGTATGCAATAACTCTGCTGTCAAATGCACCCCTTTGTCAATCAGTATGTCAAGTCAGCGAATCACATCCCAGTATTAAAAGGGGGGAAGCACACACTCCATGAATTTGTTTAGTAGCCTACAGTTTAGCCCTATTCTACAGGGATTTGATTTACATTGCTTAGCTCCTCAGCTTGAAGCAAAAGCACCATGCCCCACCTCCAACTCTTCAGCTTGAAGCAAAGGCCCtgatggatcttgatggtaCTGCATGGATGGTATGTAGTACCATGTCAGTGAcaaacacagatttctggaattatagacagTGCAGTGCCtgatgatgcagctggtgatgacagttcttctcagtggctttggtagcTATATTTCttagatcacaattgaaattctgtcATCTctaaagtacttgttcaacctccacatctttTCTAGTCAAATttccaatgctgtggtagcctacattcatgcaaattattatttaatgtcgaaatgcttatccaaacaacgtcaatccCAGCACTGCACTCTGTTGGATCCGGGTCTTTAGTTGAgcgtgggaaactaaacccactcaaattggtacacacacacagatttctgacATGAGAGATTAACTCCAGTCAAAACATCCAAAATTGTTGGGGAGGTTCTGTGTTGGCTCAATGGGGTGTGTTAGTTGTCACCATGGAGTGTCCGTAAGAACACTGGACGATGAGGCACAggctttctttcctttcctttacTTAATGAACTTGATGTGGTAGTTATATTGTGCttgtgagtgtttgtttgtgtgtggtctgaAACAAAGGGAATATACAACTATAAGTGATACAAAgtaaacatatacatatatacatacatat is from Osmerus mordax isolate fOsmMor3 chromosome 3, fOsmMor3.pri, whole genome shotgun sequence and encodes:
- the LOC136941163 gene encoding hepatitis A virus cellular receptor 1 homolog; its protein translation is MHFPLCLFISISLTAECVCGSLETVVGVWGRGVILPCRYDAGIQASLEVCWGRGAQAALFTCHHTLLSTNGRAVTHRSSHRYRFALGLRRGDVSMSMSGIKDSDAGFYHCRVQLPGLFNDQTHVVHLIIRTDVSFIAPPLPAHPHRLSETPVTLSSRFTTTPGSSKTPGSTTTPAHVLMDHITVPVLGQVKRPRIQGKVFPLSGQLESYLGNTVRIAIIIFLSALVITVIYRIRISRKYKDVEEPASSFIV